One Schistocerca nitens isolate TAMUIC-IGC-003100 chromosome 1, iqSchNite1.1, whole genome shotgun sequence DNA segment encodes these proteins:
- the LOC126259195 gene encoding uncharacterized protein LOC126259195, whose translation MSKTSFDELLENVKEAITGKDIILRKAIPPEEKLALTLRYLGAGSSMMDLHFQYRIGVSTVSYIIRDVCSAIWRKMKPKCFPELSKDLWLTSAEGFHKRTNFPHCVDAVDGKHIRIVKPTSSGSLYYNYKNYFSILLAVCDSTYKFLFIDVGAYGKSSDSTVFRNTVLSNKLQDGTLDLPAPKQLSLSFERPMPFMLVGDEGFGLSKFILRPCGGKYLDIKKHVFNYRLCRARRYIECTFGILANKWRIFYRPLDVKLDLAESIVKTCCLLHNFVRDRDGIQFEDTLTIQGLQDMSSCLVRGGNIANGIREDFANYFISPEGEVPWQLQNI comes from the exons atgtcaaaaacttcatttgatgaactactagaaaatgtgaaagaagCAATCACAGGAAAAGACATTATACTAAGGAAGGCTATCCCACCAGAGGAAAAACTTGCTCTTACATTAAG GTACTTGGGGGCCGGATCATCCATGATGGACTTACATTTTCAGTACAGAATTGGAGTATCAACTGTCTCGTATATTATACGAGACGTTTGCTCTGCCATATGGCGTAAAATGAAGCCAAAATGTTTTCCCGAGCTCTCGAAAGATCTATGGCTTACCTCAGCTGAAGGATTCCATAAGAGGACCAACTTTCCTCATTGTGTGGATGCAGTGGACGGGAAGCACATCAGAATTGTAAAACCCACTTCCAGTGGTTCACTCTACTATAATTATAAGAACTATTTTTCCATTCTGTTAGCTGTTTGTGATTCGACGTACAAATTCTTATTTATAGACGTTGGAGCATATGGGAAATCGTCCGACTCAACTGTGTTTCGTAATACAGTGTTAAGTAATAAACTACAAGATGGTACGCTAGATTTACCTGCACCAAAACAACTGTCATTATCGTTTGAAAGACCTATGCCATTCATGTTAGTAGGAGATGAGGGTTTCGGATTGTCAAAATTCATTTTGCGCCCTTGTGGTGGCAAGTATTTAGACATTAAAAAACATGTGTTCAACTATAGACTGTGCAGAGCTAGAAGGTACATCGAGTGTACTTTTGGAATTCTTGCAAACAAGTGGCGCATTTTCTATCGACCACTGGATGTTAAATTAGATTTGGCAGAGTCTATTGTGAAGACATGTTGCCTCCTCCATAACTTTGTGCGTGATCGTGATGGAATACAGTTTGAGGATACGTTAACTATTCAGGGATTGCAGGACATGTCATCTTGCTTGGTCCGTGGAGGAAATATTGCGAACGGTATCAGAGAAGATTTCGCAAACTACTTCATCAGCCCTGAAGGCGAAGTGCCATGGCAGCTGCAAAACATCTAA